The following proteins are encoded in a genomic region of Limosilactobacillus reuteri subsp. reuteri:
- a CDS encoding DUF1304 domain-containing protein: MLAIIVTMFVAIEHLGIMALEIFGNPAQQAKAFDLPLKFTQQHEARVSFANQGIYNGALGAAIIASYWLFSGATLVLVWQMLLVFVMVVALFGALTATKKIILIQFLPALIAFLLTFL; encoded by the coding sequence ATGCTTGCAATTATTGTTACGATGTTTGTTGCAATCGAACATTTAGGGATTATGGCCTTAGAAATCTTTGGTAACCCGGCACAGCAAGCCAAGGCGTTTGACTTACCGCTTAAGTTTACGCAACAGCATGAAGCCCGGGTTTCATTCGCTAACCAGGGTATTTATAACGGAGCCTTAGGAGCAGCTATCATCGCCAGTTACTGGTTATTTAGTGGGGCAACCTTAGTATTAGTATGGCAAATGCTCTTGGTTTTTGTGATGGTTGTTGCATTATTTGGTGCACTTACTGCAACCAAAAAAATTATTCTAATTCAATTTTTACCAGCATTGATTGCGTTTTTACTTACATTTCTTTAA
- a CDS encoding alpha/beta hydrolase, protein MAIFAASSYFFSVAMVPGHKDFINNSTKISRNDPLYEQKMWFKHAKKEKWTMKSASGNYKLVADYIPAAKSTTKNVVIAHGFMGDKEKMGEYAALFHQMGYNVLMPDARAHGQSQGKYIGYGWPERYDIRKWINKLIRHNGEDSQVVLFGVSMGGATTMMTSGINLPPQVKAFVEDCGYTSLNDELNYEAGNLYGIPKFLRVPLISTMSLINRVKNGFYIHEASSLNMLHHNHRPMLFIHGAKDNFVPTEMVYRNYRATEGSKELWVVPGAAHAKSYATHPSEYRRHLTRFLDHYIK, encoded by the coding sequence GTGGCAATCTTTGCCGCTAGTAGCTATTTTTTCTCGGTGGCAATGGTACCGGGGCATAAGGATTTTATTAATAATTCAACTAAAATCTCACGAAATGATCCATTGTATGAGCAGAAAATGTGGTTTAAGCATGCTAAAAAAGAAAAATGGACAATGAAATCGGCTAGTGGAAATTATAAACTAGTTGCTGATTACATCCCTGCTGCTAAATCAACAACTAAAAATGTGGTAATTGCCCATGGTTTTATGGGTGACAAGGAGAAGATGGGCGAATATGCCGCGCTTTTCCATCAGATGGGGTATAATGTTCTAATGCCAGATGCGCGTGCTCATGGTCAAAGCCAAGGAAAATACATTGGCTATGGATGGCCAGAGCGTTATGATATTCGCAAATGGATTAATAAACTTATTCGGCATAATGGGGAAGATAGCCAAGTAGTCTTGTTTGGGGTCAGCATGGGTGGTGCGACAACAATGATGACTAGTGGCATTAACCTTCCCCCACAAGTAAAAGCATTTGTCGAAGATTGTGGATATACGAGCCTTAATGATGAATTAAATTATGAAGCTGGTAATTTATATGGGATTCCGAAGTTTTTACGGGTGCCATTAATAAGTACGATGAGTTTAATTAATCGGGTGAAGAATGGTTTTTACATTCATGAAGCTAGCTCCTTAAATATGTTGCATCATAATCATCGCCCAATGCTATTTATCCATGGAGCAAAAGATAATTTTGTTCCAACTGAAATGGTTTATCGTAATTACCGTGCAACAGAGGGAAGCAAAGAATTGTGGGTAGTACCAGGGGCAGCGCACGCAAAGTCGTATGCGACCCATCCCAGCGAATATCGCCGCCATTTGACAAGATTTTTAGATCACTATATTAAATAG
- a CDS encoding helix-turn-helix domain-containing protein, with translation MFPERLRALRKGQKITLKELATHLNENLGPNEKPNTASQIGNWERGIRTPSYVEARKLAEFFDVSLDYLTGKTDRDDFDLAKLFFSSKNLSFNQTVLSSDDRYEIFQLIDGYLKGRHNRRDTDTFYGKQEQLDLKLK, from the coding sequence ATGTTTCCAGAACGCCTACGAGCACTTCGCAAAGGACAAAAGATAACCTTAAAGGAGCTTGCTACCCACCTCAATGAAAACCTTGGCCCCAATGAAAAGCCAAACACTGCTTCACAAATCGGTAACTGGGAACGCGGTATTCGGACCCCGTCATACGTTGAAGCACGAAAACTAGCCGAGTTCTTTGATGTCAGTCTGGACTATCTTACCGGAAAAACTGATCGTGATGATTTTGACTTAGCAAAATTATTTTTCTCTAGTAAGAACCTGTCGTTTAATCAAACTGTACTTTCAAGTGATGATCGATATGAAATTTTTCAACTAATTGATGGTTACTTAAAGGGACGGCATAATCGCCGGGATACAGACACCTTCTATGGTAAGCAAGAGCAACTAGATTTAAAACTTAAATAA
- a CDS encoding zinc-binding dehydrogenase gives MKALVVEKAADRSLQDLNFAEVSVPTPAEHEVLIKVHAAGLNPVDYKIVEGGVSAWQYPHILGLDVAGEIVSVGQGVTNWHVGDRVSGHGDLTKNGCFAEYVTAPTYELAKIPDSVSYEVAASALCGALTAYEAIERKANFSNVNTVLVHAGAGGVGSIAIQLAKLHGCKVFTTVSSSKCNYVKQLAPDAIINYQTEDVDKELAALTDGLGVDLIIDTVGKKEAELDLRRLAYNGRLVTIVDVPSLDNVPMFDRGLGMDVVNLGGAHLSGNPYQQADLGRMNAEMLKLIANGDVKPLIEKVIPFDQIIDGLTAIKNHEVVGKLVAKID, from the coding sequence ATGAAAGCCTTAGTAGTCGAAAAAGCAGCAGATCGTTCATTGCAAGATTTGAATTTTGCGGAAGTCTCGGTTCCTACGCCAGCTGAACATGAAGTCTTAATCAAAGTGCATGCTGCTGGGCTTAATCCGGTCGACTATAAAATCGTTGAAGGCGGCGTTAGTGCTTGGCAGTATCCGCATATCCTTGGATTGGACGTTGCTGGGGAGATTGTTAGTGTCGGTCAAGGAGTTACGAATTGGCATGTTGGTGACCGAGTATCTGGACATGGTGATTTAACGAAAAATGGTTGTTTCGCCGAATATGTGACTGCCCCGACTTATGAATTAGCTAAGATTCCGGATTCTGTTTCCTATGAAGTTGCTGCTAGTGCTTTATGTGGGGCTTTAACAGCTTATGAAGCAATAGAACGCAAAGCTAATTTTTCCAATGTTAATACCGTGTTGGTTCATGCTGGTGCGGGTGGCGTTGGCAGTATCGCTATTCAACTTGCTAAACTTCATGGCTGTAAGGTATTTACAACTGTTTCATCTAGTAAATGTAACTACGTAAAGCAGCTCGCTCCAGATGCAATCATCAACTATCAAACTGAAGATGTGGATAAAGAGTTAGCCGCTCTCACCGATGGGCTTGGCGTTGATTTGATCATTGATACGGTAGGCAAAAAAGAAGCAGAACTTGATTTGCGACGGCTAGCTTACAATGGACGCTTAGTAACGATTGTTGACGTTCCTTCACTTGATAATGTTCCAATGTTTGATCGCGGTCTAGGGATGGATGTCGTTAATCTTGGTGGGGCGCATCTCAGTGGTAATCCATATCAGCAGGCTGATTTAGGCCGAATGAATGCGGAAATGTTAAAATTAATAGCTAATGGGGATGTAAAGCCTTTGATTGAGAAGGTGATTCCGTTTGATCAAATTATTGATGGCTTAACAGCGATTAAAAATCATGAAGTAGTCGGAAAATTAGTGGCTAAAATTGATTAA